In the genome of Massilia sp. PAMC28688, one region contains:
- a CDS encoding GNAT family N-acetyltransferase, which yields MPFTIRPALKADLPVLFTYLNDHLLDNGQDGTALFMPIPRSQAGFPPEKQASIRNGMLVAVGQPGWRRPWVAYASDGSIAGHIDLRARPEKVAAHRCLLGMGVQRSHRRQGLGEQLIDVAVRWAQEQGFAWVDLDVMSINEAAIGLYKKCGFHQIGEIDDMFRIDGDSLAYTIMTRRIG from the coding sequence ATGCCGTTCACGATTCGCCCGGCCCTGAAAGCCGATCTGCCGGTGCTGTTTACCTACCTGAACGACCACCTGCTCGACAACGGCCAGGACGGCACGGCACTGTTCATGCCGATCCCGCGCAGCCAGGCCGGCTTCCCGCCCGAGAAGCAGGCCAGCATCCGCAATGGCATGCTGGTGGCAGTCGGCCAGCCGGGCTGGCGCCGCCCCTGGGTGGCGTACGCAAGCGATGGCAGCATCGCCGGCCATATCGACCTGCGTGCGCGGCCTGAAAAAGTGGCGGCCCACCGCTGCCTGCTGGGCATGGGCGTGCAACGCAGCCACCGGCGCCAGGGCCTGGGCGAACAGCTCATTGACGTGGCGGTGCGCTGGGCACAGGAACAGGGCTTCGCGTGGGTTGACCTGGACGTGATGTCGATTAACGAAGCGGCCATCGGCCTCTATAAAAAATGCGGCTTTCACCAGATCGGTGAAATCGACGACATGTTCCGCATCGATGGCGACTCGCTCGCCTACACCATCATGACGCGCCGGATCGGTTAG
- a CDS encoding MBL fold metallo-hydrolase, with product MNHLESQLVYPFGDTVPLPGTIHALAPGLCWLRMPLPFALDHINLWLLQDQQAGVAGWSAIDCGVANDATRAAWGQVFGQLQGQGLLRVLATHCHPDHVGLSEWLCSKFDAPFWATTGEYGFARMMSAALPGVDGVAAIPHFERHGLVDPALREKMGERRNYYPSLVPAVPLSYTRLRDGDVIPVGAHRWRVITGWGHSPEHASFYSEELGMLISGDMVLPRISTNVSVFAVEPEGNPLQLYLDSLAKFKDLPADTLVLPSHGKPFRGLHTRIAQLRDHHSARLAEVLQACQQPRSAVDIVPIMFRRPLDTHQLSFALGEALAHLHKLWADGLLQRTRDDDGIFRFHTIS from the coding sequence TTGAACCATCTTGAATCCCAGCTTGTCTATCCTTTCGGCGACACCGTTCCTTTGCCGGGGACGATCCACGCGCTGGCACCGGGCCTGTGCTGGTTGCGCATGCCGTTGCCATTTGCACTCGACCACATCAATCTGTGGCTGCTGCAAGACCAGCAGGCAGGTGTGGCGGGATGGAGTGCAATCGATTGCGGCGTGGCCAATGATGCCACCCGGGCCGCGTGGGGACAAGTGTTTGGTCAGCTGCAGGGCCAGGGCTTGCTGCGGGTGCTGGCCACCCACTGCCATCCCGATCACGTGGGCCTGTCTGAATGGCTGTGCAGCAAGTTCGATGCGCCATTCTGGGCCACCACGGGCGAATACGGTTTCGCGCGCATGATGTCGGCCGCGCTGCCAGGGGTGGACGGCGTGGCTGCCATTCCCCATTTCGAGCGCCACGGGCTGGTCGATCCGGCCCTGCGCGAGAAAATGGGCGAACGGCGCAATTATTATCCTTCCCTGGTGCCGGCGGTACCGCTGTCGTATACCCGCCTGCGTGATGGCGATGTCATCCCTGTTGGTGCGCATCGCTGGCGGGTGATCACCGGCTGGGGCCACTCGCCGGAACACGCCTCTTTCTACAGTGAAGAACTGGGCATGCTGATTTCGGGCGACATGGTGTTGCCGCGCATCTCCACCAATGTATCCGTATTTGCCGTGGAGCCGGAAGGCAATCCCCTGCAGCTATACCTGGACTCGCTGGCCAAGTTCAAGGACTTGCCCGCGGACACCCTGGTGCTGCCATCGCACGGCAAGCCGTTCCGGGGCCTGCACACCCGCATTGCCCAGCTGCGCGACCACCACAGCGCACGTCTGGCGGAAGTGCTGCAGGCATGCCAGCAGCCCAGGAGCGCGGTCGATATCGTGCCCATCATGTTCCGGCGTCCGCTGGACACCCATCAGCTCAGCTTTGCCCTGGGCGAAGCGCTGGCCCACCTGCACAAGCTGTGGGCCGACGGCTTGCTGCAACGCACCCGTGATGACGATGGCATCTTCCGCTTCCACACCATTTCCTGA
- a CDS encoding acetyl-CoA C-acyltransferase, with product MNDPVVIVGAARTPMGGFQGDFSTKSANDLGGVAIAAAVERAGLDPKLVEHVYMGNCLMAGQGQAPARQAAIKGGLPLSAGAVTLSKMCGAAMQATIFAHDTIAAGSADVVVAGGMESMTNAPYLLPKARGGQRIGHGMMFDHMMYDGLEDAYSRNEKTGEGRSMGTFGEECAAKYAFTREAQDNFAINSVKRAQAAAADGSFDWEIAPVTVSGRAGDTVISRDEGPLKAKLDKIPTLRAAFKKDGTITAASSSSINDGAAALVLMRESKAKELGLAPLAKIVGHATFAQEPNLFTTAPVDAMKKLFAKTGWTPSDVDLFEINEAFAVVPMAAMHDLGIAHEKVNIHGGACALGHPIGASGARIIVTLLGALKKTGGKRGVASLCIGGGEATAMAIEMM from the coding sequence ATGAATGATCCTGTCGTTATCGTCGGCGCAGCGCGCACCCCCATGGGCGGCTTCCAGGGCGACTTCAGCACCAAGTCCGCCAACGACCTGGGCGGCGTGGCCATTGCCGCCGCCGTCGAGCGGGCCGGCCTCGACCCCAAGCTGGTCGAACACGTCTACATGGGCAACTGCCTGATGGCCGGCCAGGGCCAGGCCCCGGCACGCCAGGCTGCCATCAAGGGCGGCCTGCCACTGTCGGCCGGTGCCGTGACGCTGTCAAAGATGTGCGGCGCCGCCATGCAGGCCACCATCTTCGCGCATGACACCATCGCCGCCGGCAGCGCCGACGTGGTGGTGGCAGGCGGCATGGAATCGATGACCAATGCACCCTATCTGCTGCCCAAGGCGCGCGGCGGCCAGCGCATCGGCCACGGCATGATGTTCGACCACATGATGTACGACGGCCTGGAAGACGCCTACTCGCGCAATGAAAAGACGGGTGAAGGCCGCTCGATGGGCACCTTCGGCGAAGAGTGCGCCGCCAAGTACGCATTCACGCGTGAAGCGCAGGACAACTTTGCCATCAACTCGGTCAAGCGCGCGCAGGCCGCCGCCGCCGATGGCTCGTTTGACTGGGAAATCGCCCCGGTGACCGTCAGCGGCCGCGCAGGCGACACCGTCATCAGCCGCGACGAAGGCCCACTCAAGGCCAAGCTGGACAAGATCCCGACCCTGCGCGCCGCCTTCAAGAAAGATGGCACCATCACCGCGGCCTCGTCCTCGTCCATCAACGACGGCGCCGCCGCGCTGGTGCTGATGCGCGAATCCAAGGCGAAGGAACTGGGCCTGGCACCACTGGCGAAGATTGTCGGCCACGCTACCTTTGCCCAGGAGCCGAACCTGTTCACCACCGCCCCGGTGGACGCCATGAAAAAGCTGTTCGCCAAAACCGGCTGGACGCCGTCGGACGTGGACCTGTTCGAGATTAACGAAGCCTTTGCCGTGGTGCCGATGGCTGCCATGCACGACCTGGGCATCGCGCACGAGAAGGTCAATATCCATGGCGGCGCCTGCGCCCTGGGCCACCCGATTGGCGCCTCCGGTGCGCGCATCATCGTCACCCTGCTGGGCGCGCTGAAAAAGACCGGCGGCAAGCGCGGCGTGGCCTCGCTGTGCATTGGCGGCGGCGAAGCCACCGCCATGGCCATCGAGATGATGTGA
- a CDS encoding SDR family oxidoreductase — MRTALIIGASRGIGLELARQYLHDGWRVLATARRSEDCDSLTAMGAQAFQVDVTELDAIEALGTSLAQESLDVAFLNAGMFGPRHDGPPTQEEFDAVMHTNVLAAMRILPMLAPLADKVGVLSSAMGSIGERSAANATLYRASKAALNSVLVDTALSSQATCVALHPGWVKTDMGGAGAQLDVEVAVAGLRATMERITPDYDSSFLNYDGTPIPW, encoded by the coding sequence ATGCGCACTGCGCTCATCATCGGCGCCTCGCGCGGCATTGGCCTGGAACTGGCGCGCCAGTACCTGCATGACGGCTGGCGCGTGCTGGCCACGGCCCGCCGCAGCGAGGATTGCGACAGCCTCACCGCCATGGGCGCCCAAGCGTTCCAGGTCGATGTGACGGAACTTGACGCGATCGAAGCGCTCGGCACCAGCCTGGCGCAGGAGTCGCTCGATGTGGCCTTCCTCAACGCCGGCATGTTCGGCCCGCGCCATGACGGGCCACCCACGCAGGAAGAATTTGACGCAGTGATGCACACCAACGTGCTGGCGGCCATGCGCATCCTGCCCATGCTCGCGCCGCTGGCCGACAAGGTGGGCGTGCTCTCTTCGGCCATGGGTTCGATCGGCGAACGCAGCGCCGCCAACGCCACGCTGTACCGCGCCAGCAAGGCCGCGCTCAATTCGGTGCTGGTTGACACGGCGCTGTCCTCGCAGGCCACCTGCGTGGCACTGCATCCGGGCTGGGTCAAGACCGACATGGGCGGCGCAGGCGCGCAGCTGGACGTGGAGGTGGCCGTGGCCGGCCTGCGCGCCACCATGGAGCGCATCACGCCCGACTACGACAGCAGTTTCCTCAATTACGACGGCACGCCAATTCCCTGGTAA
- a CDS encoding MerR family DNA-binding transcriptional regulator: MRTYTIAELAREFDITARAIRFYEDQGLLSPTREGVGGRNRVYTARDRTRLKLTLRGKRLGLTLSEIKSIVDMYESPKDTVAQMHRFLGVLATQRATLEQQREDIAMALAEIAAHEEECRRMLADSAARGDTVSGEQAG; this comes from the coding sequence ATGCGTACTTATACCATCGCTGAACTGGCGCGCGAATTCGATATTACCGCCCGCGCCATCCGTTTTTACGAAGACCAGGGCTTGCTCAGCCCCACGCGCGAAGGCGTGGGCGGGCGCAACCGGGTGTATACGGCGCGCGACCGCACCCGCCTCAAGCTCACCCTGCGCGGCAAGCGGCTCGGGCTCACCCTGTCGGAAATCAAGAGTATCGTGGACATGTACGAGTCGCCCAAGGACACCGTGGCCCAGATGCACCGCTTTCTCGGGGTCCTGGCGACCCAGCGCGCCACGCTCGAGCAGCAGCGCGAGGACATTGCCATGGCGCTGGCTGAAATCGCGGCGCACGAAGAGGAATGCCGCCGCATGCTGGCCGACAGCGCGGCCCGGGGCGACACCGTCTCCGGCGAGCAAGCAGGCTGA
- a CDS encoding isovaleryl-CoA dehydrogenase: MLQLPGLTFDHGEDIAALRETVQQFAAAEIAPRAAEIDRSDQFPMDLWRKMGDLGVLGITVDEEYGGAQMGYLAHIIAMEEISRASASVGLSYGAHSNLCVNQIKRNGSEEQKRKYLPKLISGEHVGALAMSEPNAGSDVVSMKLRADFKGDRWVLNGTKMWITNGPDADVLVVYAKNDLEAGPRGMTAFLIEKGFKGFSIAQKLDKLGMRGSHTGELVFEDCEVPAENVLGGLGKGVNVLMSGLDFERTVLSGGPLGIMAACMDAVVPYVHDRKQFGQPIGEFQLMQGKLADMYSTMMACKAYVYAVGQACDRATSPEAIRNLRKDAAGAILYSAEKATWMAGEAIQTLGGNGYINEYPVGRLWRDAKLYEIGAGTSEIRRMLIGRELFAETK; the protein is encoded by the coding sequence ATGCTGCAACTCCCAGGCCTGACCTTTGACCACGGCGAAGACATCGCCGCCCTGCGCGAGACCGTGCAGCAGTTCGCTGCGGCCGAAATCGCCCCGCGCGCGGCGGAAATCGACCGCAGCGACCAGTTCCCGATGGACCTGTGGCGCAAGATGGGCGATCTCGGCGTGCTCGGCATCACGGTCGACGAAGAATATGGCGGCGCCCAGATGGGCTACCTGGCCCATATTATTGCCATGGAAGAGATTTCGCGTGCCTCCGCATCGGTTGGCCTGTCCTACGGCGCTCACTCGAATCTGTGCGTCAACCAGATCAAGCGCAATGGCAGCGAAGAGCAAAAGCGCAAATACCTGCCCAAGCTCATTTCCGGCGAACACGTGGGCGCGCTGGCCATGTCCGAGCCGAACGCCGGTTCCGACGTGGTCAGCATGAAGCTGCGCGCCGATTTCAAGGGTGACCGCTGGGTCTTGAACGGCACCAAGATGTGGATCACCAACGGTCCGGACGCCGATGTGCTGGTGGTGTACGCCAAGAATGACCTGGAAGCGGGCCCGCGCGGCATGACCGCCTTCCTCATCGAAAAAGGCTTCAAGGGCTTTTCGATCGCGCAAAAGCTCGACAAGCTGGGCATGCGCGGCTCGCACACGGGTGAACTGGTGTTTGAAGATTGCGAAGTGCCGGCCGAAAACGTGCTCGGCGGCCTGGGCAAGGGCGTCAATGTCCTCATGTCGGGCCTGGACTTCGAGCGCACCGTGCTCTCCGGCGGCCCGCTCGGCATCATGGCGGCCTGCATGGACGCCGTGGTTCCCTACGTGCACGACCGCAAGCAGTTCGGCCAGCCGATCGGCGAATTCCAGCTCATGCAGGGCAAGCTGGCCGATATGTACTCGACCATGATGGCGTGCAAGGCGTATGTGTACGCCGTGGGCCAGGCTTGCGACCGCGCCACCTCGCCGGAAGCGATCCGCAACCTGCGCAAGGATGCGGCCGGCGCCATCTTGTATTCGGCCGAGAAAGCCACCTGGATGGCCGGCGAAGCCATCCAGACCCTGGGCGGCAATGGCTACATCAATGAATACCCGGTCGGCCGCCTGTGGCGCGATGCCAAGCTGTATGAAATCGGCGCCGGCACCAGTGAAATCCGGCGCATGCTGATCGGCCGTGAACTGTTTGCCGAAACCAAGTAA
- the aceK gene encoding bifunctional isocitrate dehydrogenase kinase/phosphatase, translating into MTQVAFPKLLSSQIAFDIARTILDGFDKHYRLFRQTSQTAKRHFETGAWAVAQQAARERIGFYDQRVQECVQILEDEYDNSELSDEVWRELKLHYIGMLSDHKQPELAETFFNSVCCNILHRNYFHNEYIFVRPVASTEYIETEELLPTYRVYYPAQDGLRFALKRIVTNFQLNCPFANLDRDIAQVEARLKESFGQQQLEPNHQIQVLSSLFFRNKGAYIVGKGINGNREFPFVVPILHNRHGQLVLDTVLFDHEQITILFSFTRAYFLVDMEVPSAYVQFLRTLLPRKPRSEIYTILGLQKQGKTLFYRDYLQHLKHTSDLFDIAPGIRGLVMLVFALPSFPYVFKVIKDFYPAPKETTRAQIKEKYLLVKNHDRVGRMADTLEYSMVAFPVARFSEALIAELMHHAPSLVEFEEDRIIIRHLYIERRMVPLNMFLANAEQAGNDALIEHGILEYGNAIKELVAANIFPGDMLYKNFGVTRHGRVVFYDYDEIEYITDCNFRNIPEPRNEEEEMSAEPWYTIGKHDVFPEQFGRFLLGNAKIRKYFLQHHADLLTRDFWQSRKERILAGHIEDVFPYPQQVRFSHQTSPTTPAASAPPNLPPYLENMNNE; encoded by the coding sequence ATGACTCAAGTCGCGTTCCCCAAACTGCTGTCTTCCCAGATTGCGTTCGATATCGCGCGCACGATCCTGGACGGCTTTGACAAGCACTACCGCCTGTTCCGCCAGACCAGCCAGACCGCCAAGCGCCACTTTGAAACGGGCGCCTGGGCCGTGGCCCAGCAGGCGGCGCGCGAGCGGATCGGCTTTTACGACCAGCGCGTGCAGGAATGCGTGCAAATCCTGGAAGACGAATACGATAACAGCGAGCTGAGCGATGAAGTATGGCGCGAACTGAAGCTGCACTACATCGGCATGCTGTCCGACCACAAGCAGCCGGAACTGGCCGAAACCTTCTTCAATTCCGTGTGCTGCAACATCCTGCACCGCAATTACTTCCACAACGAATATATCTTCGTGCGGCCGGTCGCGTCCACCGAATACATCGAAACCGAAGAACTGCTGCCCACGTACCGCGTGTATTACCCGGCCCAGGATGGCCTGCGCTTTGCGCTCAAGCGCATCGTCACCAATTTCCAGCTGAACTGCCCGTTTGCCAACCTGGACCGCGATATCGCCCAGGTTGAAGCGCGCCTGAAGGAAAGCTTTGGCCAGCAGCAGCTGGAGCCGAACCACCAGATCCAGGTGCTCTCGAGCCTGTTTTTCCGCAACAAGGGCGCCTACATCGTCGGCAAGGGCATCAATGGCAACCGTGAATTCCCGTTTGTCGTGCCCATCCTGCACAACCGCCACGGCCAGCTCGTGCTCGATACCGTGCTGTTCGACCACGAACAGATCACGATCCTGTTTTCGTTCACCCGCGCCTATTTTCTGGTGGACATGGAAGTGCCCTCGGCCTACGTGCAATTTCTGCGTACCCTGCTGCCGCGCAAGCCGCGCAGCGAGATCTACACCATCCTCGGCCTGCAAAAGCAGGGCAAGACGCTGTTTTACCGCGACTACCTGCAGCATCTCAAGCATACGTCCGACCTGTTCGATATTGCCCCCGGTATCCGCGGCCTCGTGATGCTGGTGTTTGCCCTGCCCTCGTTTCCCTACGTGTTCAAGGTGATCAAGGATTTCTATCCGGCACCCAAGGAAACCACGCGCGCCCAGATCAAGGAAAAGTACCTGCTGGTAAAGAACCACGACCGCGTGGGCCGCATGGCCGACACGCTCGAGTACTCCATGGTCGCCTTTCCGGTGGCGCGCTTTTCCGAAGCGCTCATTGCCGAGCTCATGCATCACGCGCCCTCGCTGGTGGAATTCGAGGAAGACCGCATCATCATCCGCCACCTGTACATTGAACGGCGCATGGTGCCGCTCAATATGTTCCTGGCCAATGCCGAGCAGGCCGGCAACGACGCGCTGATCGAGCATGGCATCCTGGAATACGGCAACGCCATCAAGGAACTGGTGGCCGCCAATATCTTCCCGGGCGACATGCTGTACAAGAACTTCGGCGTCACCCGCCATGGCCGGGTGGTGTTCTACGATTACGACGAGATCGAATACATCACCGACTGCAACTTCCGCAACATCCCCGAGCCACGCAACGAGGAAGAAGAAATGTCGGCCGAGCCGTGGTACACCATCGGCAAGCACGACGTGTTCCCGGAGCAGTTCGGGCGCTTCTTGCTCGGCAACGCGAAGATCCGCAAGTATTTTCTGCAGCACCACGCCGACCTGCTCACGCGCGACTTCTGGCAGTCGCGCAAGGAGCGCATCCTGGCCGGCCATATCGAAGATGTCTTTCCCTATCCGCAGCAGGTGCGTTTCAGCCACCAGACATCCCCAACCACCCCGGCGGCCAGTGCGCCGCCGAACCTGCCACCTTATCTGGAGAACATGAACAATGAATGA
- a CDS encoding acyl-CoA dehydrogenase family protein: MILTEEHQMIRDAVRAFAQERLAPQAARWDKEHHFPAAELKELAALGAFGVAVPEELGGAGMDYVSLALVLEEIAAGDGGTSTVISVNNCPVCSIAMMYASDAQKEQWLRPLAQGEMLGAFALTEPHTGSDASALRTTATRDGDHYVINGTKQFITSGKYADVAIVLAVTDKAAGKKGISAFWVPTSTPGYIVAGLEQKMGQHSSDTAQILFENCRIPADNLIGAEGQGYKIALSGLEGGRIGIASQAVGMARAAFEAALAYAKDRESFGKPIYEHQAVQFRLADMATQIEAARQLILHAASMKDAGLPCLKEAAMAKLFASEMAERVCSDAIQVHGGYGYVSDFPVERIYRDVRVCQIYEGTSDIQKILIARAL, translated from the coding sequence ATGATACTGACCGAAGAACACCAGATGATCCGCGACGCCGTGCGCGCCTTTGCCCAGGAGCGCCTGGCGCCCCAGGCCGCGCGCTGGGACAAGGAACACCACTTCCCCGCCGCGGAGCTCAAGGAGCTGGCCGCGCTGGGCGCGTTTGGCGTGGCGGTGCCCGAAGAACTGGGCGGCGCCGGCATGGACTACGTGTCGCTGGCGCTGGTGCTCGAAGAAATCGCTGCCGGCGACGGCGGCACCTCCACCGTCATCTCGGTCAACAACTGCCCGGTGTGCAGCATCGCCATGATGTATGCCAGCGACGCCCAGAAGGAGCAATGGCTGCGCCCCCTGGCCCAGGGCGAGATGCTGGGCGCCTTTGCCCTGACCGAGCCGCATACCGGCAGCGACGCCTCGGCCCTGCGCACCACCGCCACCCGTGACGGCGACCATTACGTCATCAATGGCACCAAGCAGTTCATCACCAGCGGCAAATACGCCGACGTGGCCATTGTGTTGGCCGTCACGGACAAGGCGGCCGGCAAGAAGGGCATCAGCGCCTTCTGGGTGCCCACGTCCACGCCCGGCTACATCGTGGCAGGGCTGGAGCAGAAGATGGGCCAGCACTCGTCGGACACGGCGCAGATCCTGTTCGAGAATTGCCGCATCCCGGCCGACAATCTGATCGGTGCCGAGGGTCAGGGCTACAAGATCGCCCTGTCAGGCTTAGAGGGTGGCCGGATCGGCATCGCCTCGCAGGCGGTGGGCATGGCGCGCGCCGCATTCGAGGCCGCCCTTGCTTATGCCAAGGACCGCGAAAGCTTCGGCAAGCCCATCTACGAACACCAGGCGGTACAGTTCCGGCTGGCCGACATGGCCACGCAAATCGAAGCGGCGCGCCAGCTGATCCTGCATGCGGCATCGATGAAGGATGCCGGCCTGCCATGCCTGAAAGAGGCCGCCATGGCCAAGCTGTTTGCCTCAGAGATGGCCGAGCGCGTGTGCTCGGACGCGATCCAGGTGCACGGCGGCTATGGCTACGTGAGCGACTTCCCGGTCGAGCGCATCTACCGCGACGTGCGCGTGTGCCAGATTTACGAAGGCACCAGCGACATCCAGAAAATCCTCATCGCGCGGGCGCTGTAG